The following DNA comes from Ornithinimicrobium avium.
CTGGATCACCTCCTTTCTAAGGAGCGTCACTGGCCGTGGTCGTGCGCCTGTTCGGGTGCGGGGCCGTGGTCGTAGGTGGCCTGCTGCGTGGGCGTTCGTCCCACGGTGGGTTGCTCTGGGTGGAACATCGGTTCTCTGTCGCTGCGCCTGGTTCTTGTGCGTCGCTGGTGAGTACGGCTCCCGTTCGTCGGGGGTGGGGAAAGCTGGTGCGTGCGGGGTGGGTGCGGTGCTGACACGTTGTTGGGTCCTGAGGGATCGGGCCCCCGGCCGGGAAGCTGGTCGGGGTTCTGGTTGCTCTGGTTCGTCCGGGGCCCCGGGGTCGTTCCCATACCCGCACCGTTGGTGGTGTGCGTGGTGGGCGAGCTGTCCGGGGTGGGCCTGGTCGTATGTTGAGAACTGTACAGTGGACGCGAGCATCTTTGTGGCTTTTAAGTTTTTAAGGGCGCACGGTGGATGCCTTGGCACCAGGAACCGAAGAAGGACGTGGGAATCTGCGATAAGCCTCGGGGAGTCGATAACCAGACATCGATCCGAGGATCTCCGAATGGGGCAACCCGGCAGGCTTCATCGCCTGTCACCCGTACCTGAATATATAGGGTGCGTGGAGGGAACGTGGGGAAGTGAAACATCTCAGTACCCACAGGAAGAGAAAACAACAGTGATTCCGTGAGTAGTGGCGAGCGAAACCGGATCAGGCTAAACCTTGTCTGTGCGACACCTGGTAGGGGTTGCAGACGGGGGGTTGTGGGAGTGCGTGTACCAGTGCTACCACGCTGGTGCGGAGTAAGAAATCGGTAGCATAGGCGAAGGGTCTGGGAAGGCCCGGCAGAGACGGTGAGACCCCGGTAGCCGAAATGTTTCCGACTCCGTGTCGTACCACCCAAGTAGTACGGGGCCCGAGAAATCCCGTACGAATCTGGCAGGACCACCTGCTAAGCCTAAATATTCCCTGGTGACCGATAGCGGACAAGTACCGTGAGGGAAAGGTGAAAAGTACCCCGGGAGGGGAGTGAAATAGTTCCTGAAACCGTGTGCCTACAATCCGTCGGAGCTGGCCTGCGGGCTGGTGACGGCGTGCCTTTTGAAGAATGAGCCTGCGAGTTAGTGCTCAGTGGCGAGGTTAACCCGTGCGGGGTAGCCGTAGCGAAAGCGAGTCCTAACAGGGCGATTGAGTCGCTGGGTCTAGACCCGAAGCGGAGTGATCTACCCATGGCCAGGGTGAAGCGCGGGTAAGACCGCGTGGAGGCCCGAACCCACTTAGGTTGAAAACTGAGGGGATGAGCTGTGGGTAGGGGTGAAAGGCCAATCAAACTCCGTGATAGCTGGTTCTCCCCGAAATGCATTTAGGTGCAGCGTCATGTGTTTCTTGCCGGAGGTAGAGCTACTGGATGGCTGATGGGCCCCACCGGGTTACTGACGTCAGCCAAACTCCGAATGCCGGCAAGTGAGAGCATGGCAGTGAGACTGCGGGGGATAAGCTTCGTAGTCGAGAGGGAAACAGCCCAGATCACCAGTTAAGGTCCCTAAGCGTGTGCTAAGTGGGAAAGGATGTGGAGTTGCGCAGACAACCAGGAGGTTGGCTTAGAAGCAGCCACCCTTTAAAGAGTGCGTAATAGCTCACTGGTCAAGTGATTCCGCGCCGACAATGTAGCGGGGCTCAAGCACACCACCGAAGCTGTGGCAGCAGCATCTTTGCCAGGCCTCACATCCGTGTGGGGTCCAGGCGTGCTGCTGGGTAGGGGAGCGTCGTGCCGCGGGTGAAGCCTCCGAGTGATCGAGGGGTGGACGCGGCACGAGTGAGAATGCAGGCATGAGTAGCGAAAGAGGAGCGAGAAACTCCTCCGCCGAATAACCAAGGGTTCCAGGGTCAAGCTAATCTGCCCTGGGTAAGTCGGGACCTAAGGCGAGGCCGACAGGCGTAGTCGATGGACATCCGGTTGATATTCCGGAACCGGCGAAGGACCGCCCAGTACCGAATCGCGTGATGCTAAGCGCCTGAAGCTTTCCGTCAACCGCCCTTCGGGGTGGTGCGGGGAGTGGAACGCGTGACCCTAGCGTGTAGTAGGTAAGCGATGGAAGGACGCAGGAAGGTAGCCTCCGCGTGGCGATGGTTGTCCACGTCCAAGAGCGCAGGACCGGGGATCGGTAAATCCGCCCCATCAGTGTCCGAGGCTTGATGGTGACCGTGTATGCGGGAAGCAGGGTGATCCTATGCTGCCTAGAAAAGTTCCTAGCGAGGTCCGAGCCGCCCGTACCCCAAACCGACTCAGGTGGTTAGGTAGAGAATACCAAGGCGATCGAGTGAATCGTGGTTAAGGAACTCGGCAAAATGCCCCCGTAACTTCGGGAGAAGGGGGGCCGAAGACGTGAGACCCCTTTGCGGGTTGGCGTCGACGGCCGCAGAGACCAGGGAGAAGCGACTGTTTACTAAAAACACAGGTCCGTGCGAAGTCGCAAGACGATGTATACGGACTGACGCCTGCCCGGTGCTGGAACGTTAAGGGGACGGGTCAGCCACTTCGGTGGCGAAGCTCAGAACTTAAGCGCCAGTAAACGGCGGTGGTAACTATAACCATCCTAAGGTAGCGAAATTCCTTGTCGGGTAAGTTCCGACCTGCACGAATGGCGTAACGACTTCTCCACTGTCTCAACCACGAACTCGGCGAAATTGCACTACGAGTAAAGATGCTCGTTACGCGCAGCAGGACGGAAAGACCCCGGGACCTTTACTATAGCTTGGTATTGGTGTTCGGTACGGCTTGTGTAGGATAGGTGGGAGACTATGAAGCGGGCACGCCAGTGTTCGTGGAGTCAACGTTGAAATACCACTCTGGTCGTTCTGGATGTCTAACCTCGGTCCGTGATCCGGACCAGGGACAGTGCCTGGTGGGTAGTTTAACTGGGGCGGTTGCCTCCTAAAGAGTAACGGAGGCGCCCAAAGGTTCCCTCAGCCTGGTTGGCAATCAGGTTTCGAGTGTAAGTGCACAAGGGAGCTTGACTGTGAGACAGACATGTCGAGCAGAGACGAAAGTCGGGACTAGTGACCCGACGGTGGCTTGTGGAAGCGCCGTCGCTCAACGGATAAAAGGTACCCCGGGGATAACAGGCTGATCCTGCCCAAGAGCTCATATCGACGGCATGGTTTGGCACCTCGATGTCGGCTCGTCGCATCCTGGGGCTGGAGTCGGTCCCAAGGGTTGGGCTGTTCGCCCATTAAAGCGGTACGCGAGCTGGGTTTAGAACGTCGTGAGACAGTTCGGTCCCTATCCGCTGCGCGCGTAGGAAACTTGAGGAGAGCTGTCCCTAGTACGAGAGGACCGGGATGGACGAACCACTGGTGTGTCAGTTGTCCTGCCAAGGGCACCGCTGATTAGCTACGTTCGGACGTGATAACCGCTGAAAGCATCTAAGCGGGAAGCACACTCCAAGATGAGGTTTCCATGCCCTACGGGGTGAGAGGCTCCCAGCTAGACTACTGGGTTGATAGGCCGGACGTGGAAGCACAGCAATGTGTGGAGCTGACCGGTACTAATAAGCCGACAACTTAAAACAACAAAGATGTTACGCGTCCACTGTACGGTCTCTCGAGATACGAACACGCCCCGACCGGCACCCACCCGCCCCGTGCGGGCAGGCGCCCGGCACGCGCGGCAACGTTCGAACAACTCGATAGTGTTACGGCGGTCATAGCGTCAGGGAAACGCCCGGTCACATTCCGAACCCGGAAGCTAAGCCTGACAGCGCCGATGGTACTGCACCGGAGACGGTGTGGGAGAGTAGGACACCGCCGGACCAACTTCTAGAGTAGGCCCTGACCAACACCACGGTGTCGGTCAGGGCCTACTCGCATGTCCGGGCCCGGCGACAGGACCAGGAAGGTGTGGCAGATGAGCGACGACGAGCGGGACCGGCCCCAGCGGGACGGGGTGCACGGTGGCCGCAGCGGCCGGGACGGGGGCGGTCGCGCGCCCAGAGGAGATCGTTCGGACCGGGGGGGCCGGGACGAGCGTCCGCGCGGGGAGGACCGTCGGCGGCCGCACCGGGAGGCACCCGGAGGCGACCGGAGAGGAAGCGGGTACCGGGAGGACCGGGGCGCCCGTCCGGCGCGGGTCGAGGGGCGGGGCCGTGAGCGTGAGGACCGGGGAGGGCGGGGCTCGCGGGAGTGGGAGGACCGTCCACGAAAGCCGCGGGATCCGGAGATCCCCGAGAGCGTGGACGCGCGCCAGCTCGACAAGGCGATGCGCCAGGAGCTGCTCACGCTGAGCAAGGACAACGCCGACGGCACGGCGCGCCACCTCGTGGCCGCCGGTCTGGCGGTGGCTGAGGACGACCTCGACGCGGCCCTGGAGCACGCGCAAGCGGCTTCCCGGCGTGCCGGGCGCGTGGCCGGCGTGCGCGAGACGCTGGGCGTGGTGCACTATCGCCGCGGAGAGTGGGCCAAGGCGCTGGCTGAGTTCCGCACCGCACGGAGGCTCTCGGGTTCGGACCACCTGCTGCCGCTCATGGCCGATGCCGAGCGCGGCCTCGGCAGGCCGGAGAGGGCCCTCGAGCTGGCGGCCACCCCGGAGGCTCGACGGCTCCCTCCGGCGGAGCTGATCGAGATGGCGATCGTCGTCTCCGGCGCCCGGGCGGACATGGGACAGACGGCGGCTGCCGTGCAGCACCTGCGCGAGCTGGTGCGCAAGGGCAGCCCGAAGGCGCCGTGGGCCGCGCGGCTGCGCTATGCCTACGCCGCGGCGCTCGAGGCGGACGGTCACGAGGATGAGGCCCAGGAGTACTACGCCCAGGCCGCCCACCTCGACGCGGACGGCGAGACGGACGCGGCCGAGGTGCTGGGCCTGGACGTGGCGCCCGAGCTCATCGACCTCGGGGACGACGAGGACCCGGACGATGAAGGAGAGCCCGGTCACGACGACCGTGACGGCTCTCCGACCGAAGGTCGGCCGGACGGGCCCGGTGGTCCTGGCAGGACCGCGGAGACCGGGCGTCCATGAGGGTCCGCGGAATCCTGTGCGACCTTGACGGCGTCGTCTACCGCGGCGACCGGGCCTGTCCCGGCGCGGTCGAGGGGCTGCGCGACGCCCGGGACGCGGGGGTGCGGGTGCTCTTCATGACCAACAACGCCTCCCGACCGCCGCAGGCGGTGGCAGACCAGCTCACCGGGCTCGGGCTGCCGACCGGCGCCGACGAGGTCCTGAACGCCTCCCAGGTCGCCGCCCGGGTGCTGCGCGAACGCCGTGACCGGGGCGAGCTCGTGCTCAAGGAGGGAGCGGTGGTGCTCGGGGTCGGGGGCGAGGGCGTCGGCGCCGCGCTGGCGGACGCCGGGCTGCGCTGGGCTGCGCCGGAGCAGGTCCGGGAGGCCGGGCTGGCGGGGGATCCGATGCCGGTCGCGGCCGTGGTGCAGGGGTACGGGCCCCTCCTGGACGTGAGCGACCTCACCGAGGCGGTGTACGCGGTGCGCGCCGGAGCCACCTGGGTGGCGACCAACGACGACGCGACACTGCCGACCGAGCGCGGCCTGGCCATCGGCAACGGCTCCCTCGTCGCCGCGGTCGCGAACGCGACCGGCGTCCTGCCCGAGGTGGTCGGCAAGCCCCACGCCCCCGCATACCGGATCGCCGTCGAGCGGCTGGGGCTCGCGCCCGAGGACTGCCTGATGCTGGGCGACCGGCTCGACACCGACATCGCCGGCGCCGCACGAGCCGGGCTGCGCAGCGCCCTGGTCCTGACCGGGGTCTCCACCAGGGCGGAGGTCGAGCAGGCGCCGGGCCGGCTGCGACCCGACCACGTCGCGGCAACCATCCCCGAGCTGACCCACCTCTGGAGAGACTGATGAGCGACGGCCCTCGGGACGACACGACGAACGACCACGAGGAGGAGCCGGCTGGGTCGGCACCCTCGCCCGCCACGGACCCTCGGCCCCGGACTGGCGACCGTGCCGTGGACGACGCGCTGGCCGCCTTCGACCGGACCGTCGCCGAGGGCGCGAAGACGCACGTGGCCGCGGCGGCGGAGGCGCACCGGGCGCTGCAGTCGAGGCTGACCTCCCCGCCCGTGGAACCGCCTGCACCTGGACAGGGCCGCCCCGGGCCACCCCGATGACGACGGACCGGCTGGACGCAGCTCTGACCGCGCGCGGGCTCGCCCGGTCCCGGACCCAGGCCCAGGCCCTCCTCCGGGACGGATGCGTCCTCGTGGACGGCACGGTGGTGACGAAGGCCGCCACCCGGGTCCGCCCGGAGGCACGCCTGGAGGTCGTCACGGACGACGTCGGGGGTGAGTCCGCCTGGATCGCGCGGGGCTGGGTCGGTCGTGGGGCGCTCAAGCTCGAGCACGCCCTGCGCGGCTGGGAGCCGCAGGGGCTGGACGTCGCCGACCGGTCCTGCCTGGACGTGGGCGCCTCGACCGGTGGATTCACCGAGGTCCTGCTCGCCCACGGTGCGCGCCGCGTCGTCGCCCTCGACGTGGGGCACGGCCAGCTCGACCCGCGGGTGCGGGCCGACCCCAGGGTGCTCGACCTGCCCGGCACCAACATCCGCGACGTCTCTCCGGAGGACCTCGGCGGACCGGTCGGCGTCGTCGTCTGCGACGTGTCGTTCATCTCCCTGCGTCTGGTCGTCCCGCTGCTGCGGCGGCTGTGCACGGACGACGCGGAGATCGTGCTCCTGGTCAAGCCGCAGTTCGAGGTCGGTCGTGCGGGCCTGGGGCACGGCGGCGTCGTCCGGTCGGCGGTGACCCGCGCCCGGGCCCTGGGCGAGGTCCTCCGCAGCGTGGACAGGGCGGGACTGGCGGTGGGAGGTGTGGAGCGTTCGCCGGTGGTGGGCGGCTCCGGCAACATCGAGTACCTGCTGTGGCTTCGGGTGCGTCGTACCGGCATGATTGGCTGGGGGCTCGACCCGGAGGAGCTGGCGCTGCGGCGCCGCGACCTGAGCCAGGAGGAGGAGCGATGAGCAGGCGCATCATGCTCGTGACCCACCCGACGCGGCCCGAGGTCGCTGACCTGGCCGCCGAGTTCGCCGCGCGCCTGGGCGACCACGACATCGAGGTCGACGTCGTGCCGGAGGCTCCGCCGTCGCACGAAGTGGTCGGCCCCCACCAGGTCGGCGGGGCCAAGAGCCCGGTGCCGCCGCACGTCGACGCCACCGGCAGCGAGCTCGTGGTCGTCTTCGGCGGCGACGGCACCATCCTGCGGGGCGCCGAGATCGCCCGACCCGCCGGCGTGCCCCTCCTGGGCGTCAACATGGGTCGGGTCGGCTTCCTGGCCGAGGCCGAACGGGACGACATCGAGACGGTGGTCGACCGGATCGTGCGCGGCGACTACCACGTCGAGCGCCGGATGACCGTCGAGGTCGACGTCCTGCACGAGGGTCGTCCCGTCAGTCACAACTGGGCGCTCAACGAGGTGGCTGTGGAGAAGTCGGCCCGGGAGCGGATGCTCGAGGTCGCCGTCGAGGTGGACGGCCGGCCCCTGTCGACCTGGGGGTGCGACGGCGTGGTGATGTCCACGCCGACCGGCTCGACCGCTTACGCCTTCTCCGCCGGGGGACCGGTGGTGTGGCCCGGGGTGGAGGCCCTGCTGCTCGTGCCGATCTCGGCCCATGCGCTCTTCGCCCGGCCCGTCGTGCTCGGCCCGAGCTCGCACCTGGCGGTCGAGGTGGTGCCGCACTCCTACGTCAGCGGCGTGATGTGGTGCGACGGCCGCCGCACCGTCGAACTGCCCCCAGGTGCCCGCATCGAGGTGCAGCGTGCCGACACGCCCGTGCTGGTGGCCCGCTTCTCCACCGAACCCTTCACCGACCGGCTCGTCCGGAAGTTCGCGCTGCCGGTGACCGGTTGGCGCGGCCCGGCGACGACGGGCAGCACCCCGCCGCACGGGGGCGCCCCGTGACCCTGCGGCGGATCAGGATCCAGGGCCTGGGAGTGATCGAGGACGCCGAGCTCGAGCTCGCCGAGGGACTCAACGTCATCAGCGGCGAGACCGGGGCGGGCAAGACCATGGTGGTCAGCGGACTGGGGCTGCTGCTCGGGGCGAGAGCCGACGCCGGCCTGGTCCGCAGCGGCTCCCCGCGGGCCGTCGTCGAGGGCGAGGTCGACGTCCCAGCCGGGCACCCGGCCGCCGTCCGCGTGGAGGAGGCGGGGGGAGACACCTCCGACGGGCTGCTCCTCGTCCGCACCGTCGCCGCCGAGGGGCGCTCCCGCGCCCACGTGGGAGGTCGCTCCGCGCCCGTCGCGGTCCTGACCGAGGTGGGCGAGCAGCTCGTCGCCGTCCACGGGCAGGCCGACCAGTGGCGGCTGCGCGACGCCGAGCAGCACCGGGTGCTCCTCGACGACGCAGGCGGGGCGCAGATCGACGCCGCGCTGACGGCATACCGCCAGGTCTTCGACTCCTGGGCCGCCGCACGGCGCCGGCTGGCCGAGCTGGTGCGCACCTCGACCGAGCGCAGCATGCGCGTGAGCATGCTGCGCGCCGCCGTGGAGGAGATCGCCGCGGTCGACGCGCAGGAGGGCGAGGAGGACGCGCTGCGCGCCGAGTCCGAGCGGCTGACCCACGCGGAGGAGCTGCGGTCCGGCTCGCTGCTGGTGCACGACGCGCTCGTCGGCGGCGACGACCCCGCGGACGACCGGCCCAGCGTCACCGGGCTGCTGGCCTCGGCCGGCTCGGTGCTCGCGCCCGCGGCGGAGCACGACGAGGATCTCGCCGCTCTGCGGACCCGGCTCGAGGAGATCGCCTACCTCAGCTCCGACCTCGCCGCGGACCTCGCCGCCTACGGGACCGGCGTCGAGGTGGACGAGGAGCGTCTGGCCGAGGTCCACGGCCGCCGCGCCCGTCTGGGGACCCTGCTGCGCAAGTACGGCGGCACCACCTCTGCGATGCTCGAGCTCGCCCGCACCTTCGCCGGGGAGCTGGCCGAGATCGACGTCTCCGAGGACGACCTGGCCGCGCTGGCCGAGGAGGCCGAGACGCTGCGCGCACAGGTGGGTCGTGCGGGGGAGGCGCTGACGGCGGCCCGGCGGGACACCGCAGCGCGCGTCGGCCGGGAGGTCACCGAGGAGCTGGCGCACCTGGCGATGGGCACCGCGGAGGTGACCGTGCACGTGGAGCCGCGGTGGGCCGGGGACGCCGGCCAGGAGGTCGACGGCCGCTCGGTGGGTGCGGCCGGGAGCGGCCCGGACCAGCCTGCGTCGACGGTGCCGGTCGGCGAGGGCCGGTCGGCCCACGCGCGCCGCCACGGCCTGGACGAGATCGAGATCCGTCTTGCGGCCAACCCCGGCGCGCCGGCCAGGTCGGTGACCCGCGCCGCCTCCGGCGGCGAGCTCTCCCGCGTCATGCTGGCGCTGGAGCTCGTCTGCGGCGGCACCGTGCCGACCTACGTCTTCGACGAGGTGGACGCGGGTGTCGGGGGCACCGCCGCCCTCGACCTCGGCGCGCGCCTGGCGCGGCTGGGCCGGACCGCCCAGGTCGTGGTCGTCACGCACCTGGGCCAGGTGGCCGCCTACGCCGACCGGCACCTCGTGGTCCGCAAGAGCACGGACGGCCAGGTGACCAGCAGCGGGGTCGTCCTCGTCGACGGCCAGGAGCGCGAGGCAGAGGTCGCGCGGATGCTCGGCGGCGTCGCCGACTCCGGCGCGGCGATCGAGCATGCCCGGGAGCTGCTCGCCCGACGTGCGACGATGGCCTGATGGTCATGCTGCGACGCGCCCCGCGGCGGCACGACGAGCCGACCGGTCCGGTGTCGGGCCCGCTGCGCGTGGACCCGCGCACCAAGAACCTGACCAAGCGGCTGCAGCCTGGGGACGTGGCGGTCATCGACCACGACGACCTGGACCAGGTCAGCGCGCACGCGCTCATCGCCTGCCGCCCCGTCGCGGTCGTCAACGCCGCCCCCAGCACCACCGGCGCCTACCCCAACCGGGGACCGCAGATCATCCTCGACGCCGGCATCCCGCTCGTCGACATGTGCGGGCCCGAGGTCATGCACCTCAGCGAGGGCGGCATCGCCACGCTTGAGGGCGAGGAGCTGCACGTCGACGGTGAGGTGGTGGCGCGCGGGGTCCGGCTGACCAAGGCGCTCGTCGAGGCCCAGATGGAGGACGCCCGCGCCAACCTCTCCGACCAGATCGAGGCCTTCTCGGAGAACACGATGGAGTACCTGCGCGCCGAGCGGCAGCTGCTCATCGACGGCATCGGGCTGCCCGAGCTGCGCACCGATATCGCGGGACGCTACGTGCTCGTCGTGGTGCGCGGCTACCACTACAAGGAGGACCTGCACGCGCTCCTGCCCTTCGTCCGCGAGGCCAGGCCGGTCCTGATCGGCGTCGACGGCGGTGCCGACGCGCTGCTCGAGCAGGGATTGCGCCCCCACCTCATCGTCGGCGACATGGACTCGGTCTCCGACGCTGCGCTGACCAGCGGGGCCGAGCTGGTCGTGCACGCCTACCGCGACGGCCGGGCCCCCGGCCTGGACCGGGTGCAGGCCCTCGGCATCACCGACGCGGTCGTGCTCCCGGCACCGGGCACCAGCGAGGACATCGCCATGCTGCTCGCCGACGACAAGGGCGCCGAGCTCATCGTCGCGGTCGGCACCCACGCCAC
Coding sequences within:
- a CDS encoding tetratricopeptide repeat protein, encoding MDARQLDKAMRQELLTLSKDNADGTARHLVAAGLAVAEDDLDAALEHAQAASRRAGRVAGVRETLGVVHYRRGEWAKALAEFRTARRLSGSDHLLPLMADAERGLGRPERALELAATPEARRLPPAELIEMAIVVSGARADMGQTAAAVQHLRELVRKGSPKAPWAARLRYAYAAALEADGHEDEAQEYYAQAAHLDADGETDAAEVLGLDVAPELIDLGDDEDPDDEGEPGHDDRDGSPTEGRPDGPGGPGRTAETGRP
- a CDS encoding HAD-IIA family hydrolase, which gives rise to MRVRGILCDLDGVVYRGDRACPGAVEGLRDARDAGVRVLFMTNNASRPPQAVADQLTGLGLPTGADEVLNASQVAARVLRERRDRGELVLKEGAVVLGVGGEGVGAALADAGLRWAAPEQVREAGLAGDPMPVAAVVQGYGPLLDVSDLTEAVYAVRAGATWVATNDDATLPTERGLAIGNGSLVAAVANATGVLPEVVGKPHAPAYRIAVERLGLAPEDCLMLGDRLDTDIAGAARAGLRSALVLTGVSTRAEVEQAPGRLRPDHVAATIPELTHLWRD
- a CDS encoding TlyA family RNA methyltransferase; this encodes MTTDRLDAALTARGLARSRTQAQALLRDGCVLVDGTVVTKAATRVRPEARLEVVTDDVGGESAWIARGWVGRGALKLEHALRGWEPQGLDVADRSCLDVGASTGGFTEVLLAHGARRVVALDVGHGQLDPRVRADPRVLDLPGTNIRDVSPEDLGGPVGVVVCDVSFISLRLVVPLLRRLCTDDAEIVLLVKPQFEVGRAGLGHGGVVRSAVTRARALGEVLRSVDRAGLAVGGVERSPVVGGSGNIEYLLWLRVRRTGMIGWGLDPEELALRRRDLSQEEER
- a CDS encoding NAD kinase, giving the protein MSRRIMLVTHPTRPEVADLAAEFAARLGDHDIEVDVVPEAPPSHEVVGPHQVGGAKSPVPPHVDATGSELVVVFGGDGTILRGAEIARPAGVPLLGVNMGRVGFLAEAERDDIETVVDRIVRGDYHVERRMTVEVDVLHEGRPVSHNWALNEVAVEKSARERMLEVAVEVDGRPLSTWGCDGVVMSTPTGSTAYAFSAGGPVVWPGVEALLLVPISAHALFARPVVLGPSSHLAVEVVPHSYVSGVMWCDGRRTVELPPGARIEVQRADTPVLVARFSTEPFTDRLVRKFALPVTGWRGPATTGSTPPHGGAP
- the recN gene encoding DNA repair protein RecN; translated protein: MTLRRIRIQGLGVIEDAELELAEGLNVISGETGAGKTMVVSGLGLLLGARADAGLVRSGSPRAVVEGEVDVPAGHPAAVRVEEAGGDTSDGLLLVRTVAAEGRSRAHVGGRSAPVAVLTEVGEQLVAVHGQADQWRLRDAEQHRVLLDDAGGAQIDAALTAYRQVFDSWAAARRRLAELVRTSTERSMRVSMLRAAVEEIAAVDAQEGEEDALRAESERLTHAEELRSGSLLVHDALVGGDDPADDRPSVTGLLASAGSVLAPAAEHDEDLAALRTRLEEIAYLSSDLAADLAAYGTGVEVDEERLAEVHGRRARLGTLLRKYGGTTSAMLELARTFAGELAEIDVSEDDLAALAEEAETLRAQVGRAGEALTAARRDTAARVGREVTEELAHLAMGTAEVTVHVEPRWAGDAGQEVDGRSVGAAGSGPDQPASTVPVGEGRSAHARRHGLDEIEIRLAANPGAPARSVTRAASGGELSRVMLALELVCGGTVPTYVFDEVDAGVGGTAALDLGARLARLGRTAQVVVVTHLGQVAAYADRHLVVRKSTDGQVTSSGVVLVDGQEREAEVARMLGGVADSGAAIEHARELLARRATMA
- the steA gene encoding putative cytokinetic ring protein SteA — translated: MVMLRRAPRRHDEPTGPVSGPLRVDPRTKNLTKRLQPGDVAVIDHDDLDQVSAHALIACRPVAVVNAAPSTTGAYPNRGPQIILDAGIPLVDMCGPEVMHLSEGGIATLEGEELHVDGEVVARGVRLTKALVEAQMEDARANLSDQIEAFSENTMEYLRAERQLLIDGIGLPELRTDIAGRYVLVVVRGYHYKEDLHALLPFVREARPVLIGVDGGADALLEQGLRPHLIVGDMDSVSDAALTSGAELVVHAYRDGRAPGLDRVQALGITDAVVLPAPGTSEDIAMLLADDKGAELIVAVGTHATLVEFLDKGRQGMASTFLTRLRVGSKLVDAKGVSLLYRTRISSLSLVWLVLAGLLALVVALAATPGGRAFFGVLAVRWDDLWAWFEGMF